From Ptychodera flava strain L36383 chromosome 9, AS_Pfla_20210202, whole genome shotgun sequence:
TTGGCTGAGAGACAGAATATCGCCAATAGTGGTCAATTGTGCGAAAAATGTCCTGTGGTTCCCCCctgaaaaacagagattttaCTCCTGTGGCCTAATGTTTAACGTTGATGAATCCAGTGATCGAAGTTGATCTTATATGGAATTTATTCGTCAAGCGGTTGTCAATTATACACAGGAAACAAGGTCAAAGGCAAAAAAGCTAGCTTTAGCTTAGAATATTCCTTTCTTTCGGTAGCagagggggtcagtcaaaatttcccGTGTCCTGTCACGACTCGTTTGAGTATACCCTCTTCTTTCGGGACGCCCTCGGCAAATATACGTACACAAACACCTGGCTATTACTATATACGGGCACGTAGGTACATTCGTCAGTCTACCCTAGCCTTCACAACAAATAGCTGTAACGACGCAAGCGCCATGTTTCCCAATCATGACCCGATTGCAACTAATATAGACAACGAATCGCCTTTTCATTTCgttttattattgttattgacATAGTAtgaataatataaacataattATTGACAATCCCGGAAAGGCCCTTACCTTGGCTATCAGTcaccaaatgaaatgaaaataataatctCTTACAACTTATAAACCAACGATAAACTGATAAGATTCTACGGTGATTGTACGGTTCATTCATTGTAAGTGATATTAAGAACCACttcagttttgagcaaaaatattGGCGACAATGTTTGGCTGACGGAAATATCGATGAACTTTCGCCTAATCTTTCCGATAGCGGGCGCTAGTAGCATTGCTGGGAGAAGCGGGCGTTGGCGATGCTGGATGTAGATTCGCGATACCCCTGTCATCGCCTCTGGACTCGTTTGTCGGACTTCCTCGCCCTCGACCACGTATCTCAGCGATGCTACACGCACTCTGTGTCTTCTATTACAACTCCATATATACAACGATAATCACGTCATCCTGGAGATTATGAACAAACTCGCGACTCAAACACCCGTGGTCAGAAAATATCACTTTGTGCACTCTAATTCGGCCAGGCCCATTATTTTGCATAGTCAAAATCCGTATACAAATTTTACCTATACGTCGATATATCAAGAGATATTATTTATCTAAAGATAACTTTATGTAAATGATTTGAAGTTTGCCTAACAGAAAGCGTTGCGAATATCTTACATCCCCAGTAGTTTTAACCATATCTTGCAGTTTGCTAGTAGagcaagaattttttttaaaagcgCTGATACGAAAATTTCATACATGCGGCCAAAAACTAAGTAAAATCAACaaccaaatgtaacaaaatacttTTAACTTGTTGAGGggacaatttgcatattttgcaaAAGTGATGTAGCCACTAACTTTTCTTGAATACAAATTgtctacgaatattttcatcaaCATTTATAAAAAAACTTGTATAAAACGCACGTAGTATATACTGGATATTCTGTTGCCATGTTTCAGGGTAAAAGTGCAAAACAGGAACACGCATGCAATTGCTGCCCTAATGCGCTTCTTTGTGTGGCCGCGCTTCTCTGTCTAGAACGTCTTCTCTGGTAGTTTTAGCTGAAGCTTTCCCATTTTCTGGAGTGCCTTGGTGGCCTCTGGTTTGACAACTGCCATGTCTATGAATGTCTTGCCTGTCCAATTGATGACGTTGTCAACGATGTCGCTAGTCTTTGCATCTGATGAGAGAGAAACAGGGAAATGAGTGAGGTGATGATGTGAGGTTAGCTAGGAATCTCCCTTGATGACAAGTAACCCCGTGAAATTTTGTCGCCCTCCACGATGAAAAGAGTGTCCAAACCCAACAACTACCTGGTAACTAAAAACGAAAGCAGTAGTGCTGTCAACCGTAAGCGGCTCTAGCGCTTACACCCAACACATGCGGTATCCTGCAATCAGCCACGCAGTATGGTCTATGGTTAACCATGTGTTTGTGAACTATCACCTCTTCTAGAAAATAAATTTCCTCTGCAGTTTTGATAAAATGCCAAACTGGCTTGGTACTATAACAAACATTTTGGTGGGGACGGTACTTGGTCGTACTTGTTGAAAATAAGATCAGGAGATATCACAAAAGTGAATTTCAGCAAATGTACAATGCAACGGTCGACCCAAACCCTTACCACGACGTTTACGGAGATCACCGAGCGGGTTTTCGTCGCCGTCGAAGACGTCATCCATCATTTCGTCCACTTCTTCCATCACCTCGTCAATGTATTCCTCAACCATATCAAGGATCTCCTCTTCCTCGTCCAGCCAGCTGTCGAGCAGGTCTTCGGGCACTTTCTCTAGCCAGTATGTGGGCACGCCCCGGCACAGCAACGGAATGTAGGTCCCCAGACCGCCAAAATGATCAAGTGGGGGAAGGACGACACGGTAAGTTTCGACTAAGGTCTGGAAATGCTGGTCGAAGAAAGCAGGGTCCTgaataaagaaatattattaacagcaatatttagTATTGCTCTTTACCTTCTAGTTGATGAAACAAAATTCAATCCGTGGGATTCACAACCCTATCCACAGCTCCTTGTCTGTGCCCTATCCTATCATTACACGCTTCTCACCGTTCTTGAGAAGCCCCTACTGAGAGAACCAACAATTTCCGATTGTACTTTTCCAAACTATTGGTGGAACAACGCCTCGAAATGCGCGATTCTGTCTTACATGCTATTATGCGTTGGGGACGAAAGTACACTTCTAATCGGAAAACAAGCAGCCAACTAGTCTCTATCCCACCCCATCCGGGCCCCCACGTGCACCCCTAAAATCTTGTGCACTTTGACGGCATAGTGGGTCCAGAACAAGGCAAAGCATTTTGAAGAATACTGAAATGATTATAACATGGAGACCGTGTCGCATTGAGCATTTATTTACTCGGATTTTTTAGATcgaattcaaaaatttggaattcATGTTAACCCTAGGCACGTCCATTGCGATATTGCTGAGCAAAACATTTCGTATTTCCGTGCTATTACGTTGACGACAAGAGTGCTAACGTACTTTACACATCGAAACCTCCTCCCTCCTTACCACTACTCACCCTCAGTTTTTCCCAGAATTCCCGTGGGTTCAGGCTTGTTGTCTGGTTCAGTTTCTTCACGTAGCATCTACCGGAGGACCACATCCTGTACG
This genomic window contains:
- the LOC139140190 gene encoding integral membrane protein 2C-like; its protein translation is MVKPTSIPPDNGKKDEDLKKAKEVELPPIVTVDLAEVTTQPTAPPPRQQRPSKGRRCCLTVTFILLVLAALAVGGWLLLQHYGGNTFKCGLKYREPHRGGHRGSSSSENSEEHDMKEELDIDPEKLYERIEQPENDQCERITIMHDYNINVQLSAYRMWSSGRCYVKKLNQTTSLNPREFWEKLRDPAFFDQHFQTLVETYRVVLPPLDHFGGLGTYIPLLCRGVPTYWLEKVPEDLLDSWLDEEEEILDMVEEYIDEVMEEVDEMMDDVFDGDENPLGDLRKRRDAKTSDIVDNVINWTGKTFIDMAVVKPEATKALQKMGKLQLKLPEKTF